The genomic stretch GATACAAATTGCATTTGAGCTGTGGCCAAAGATCAGAGgaatttttgttgaagaacttgCTGAATCTGTGTTTACTGCTGAGTGGCTTGAatctgcttccattgaagccagtgcgGAATTTTGCCAATCCCTTCAGTGGGGAGCAGGATAAAACCCCATTAAGCTGTAACCTATTATTCTCTTAGTCTGTTAATGAATGCCAAATTCTGCTTCACTTTCAGCACTATGTATATTTCCTTGTGGTTTCTGTTGTAGATCTCCTTGGAGTTCAGGAACCTGGCAAAGGTGTATCGAGATATGATTGCAGATATTTGTCACAAGATGGGAGCTGGTATGGCAGAGTTCTTGCAAAAGAAGGTTGATTCCCTGCAAGAGTGGGATAAGGTAAGTGAATCTGTAAGTGATCATAGAGAGAGCATGCTCAGAGCAACACCCACAGTCCCTGCTGGGGGCCTGGCATTCTGCACTTGCCGCAGATCGTTACAGTTTCTTTTCCCCTGGGACTGGTGATGCTCACCCAGTCGTAGACAGGTACCCAAAATGAGCAAAGGACAAAGTGTTAACTCAGAGTCTTGCTACTTGGGCAGCCTCCTTCGATGTGAATGTAAAGAGTTATCTTAGCAATGAGATCTCTATGTAAATTTCACTGGGCATCAAAAAGCTACTGTATGTTGTTACTGACCCTTGTGAATGACAGTGTTTGTAAATGTCCACAAAAGAGCCttgaagggatggtgtccctagcctctgtttgccagaagctggaaataggcaacaggggatggatcacttgatgatgacctgttctgttcattccctctggggcacctggcactggccactgtcggaagacaggatacagggctagatggacctttggtctgacccagtatggccatttttatgttcttaagatgCTGTTTTGGAGCTCTTTGACTAGAATCAGCTATTGAAGCAGCTGCTCTCCTATGGGTCTTTCATCTGGAAAGTGGAAGccctgagctgctaacagctgtGACACATTTGCTATTTTTCCTGAGTGGAGCAGTGCTCTGGTGGTAGAATCCATGCTGCAGAACCATATTCCTGGGGTCGGGATGTTGGCTGTCAAGCACGGGCATGAAGAGACATGCTTAGGAATGCTCAGCCCATGTAACTCAGCCCATGTAACTGAATTCAGAGGCAAAATCAAATACCACTGACATAGTCATCAAAACAAGAAAAGGCACACACGGCACACGCAATAACCTACAGGTGTCATTTTGATGTAGCCATTTGGACTAGGGGATATAGATCGAtaaacattttttcctctctccaaaCCTTGCAGTATTGTCACTACGTTGTTGGGTTGGTGGGCATTGGCCTTTCTCGTCTGTTCTCTGTGCTGGAGTTAGAAGACCCTATCataggacaggacacagagcttGCAAATTCCATGGGCGTCTTCATTGAGAAAACCATCATCATCCGTGATTATCTGGAGGACCAGTTGGCAGGAAGAGAATTCTGGCCCAGAGAGGTAAAGGAAACCAGCCCTTTTTAAGATGGAACTTCTGCTAGATACGGCTCATTAGGAAGTGTTAGTGTTGTGATTCAGACAGCTCATCTGAAGGGGACAGGACTGAAGATACTGGTACTGCTTTGATGCAGTTTAGTCAGAACTAGTTGGGAGACTCATTTCACAGAATTCACTTTCAGTTCCTATTCTGATATAGAAGATCTCTGggctttttcaaaaaaaaaaacttgcccaAGTCTGTTTGCATGGAGTTAGGCCAAACACTTCTGCCCttagagctctgagcagtcacatTTAGCCGTGTGTGTGTCCCACAGGGGCTAAACTCTATTGCTAACATTGATAAATTTGTATACTAGTAACTGTCATATGAAGGGATGGCAAGTGCATGGTTCACATCCAAACATCTCATTAATGTGTCCATTAAAGCAAAACTCAGAGGAGAAGCTGGAACGTCTGCGGTGTTTTTGTCTCCCTGTGATCATGGAGCAAAGCTGTGATCTAGGAGACCAGGCTTATTGTCCTTGGTCATGCATCTGTTCAGCAGAGGGTTTAGAGAAACCTCTACTGTCAGAGAACACCCAGTATGCTATTGCTGTGCTCCATTCACCAGCACCATTGGCAGGATATGACATCACTGTTGTAATAAGTGTGTAAGTGCATTGTAGAATCAGAGGCATGGATGTTCAGCTTCAGAGCTCCCACCTGGGTCAAATTCTTCTCAGCAGAGTGGGATCCAAATGCCTTTGTTTTGTGTCTGTCTAGAAATTCACCACTTTGGTAGGACTCTCTTCTAGAAGTTAGTCTCTGTATCCCAGTAGGTCTCATGGAGAGGGGCCCTGTAATGGGGCTGAATGGAATTGGAGGCTAGAGTAATCTCGAGTGTTTTAAAGGTCCTTTTTCTGACTGCAACAAGGTCTGATTATGAGAATGAGGTGACGTTCAGTAATAAGATTTTTGTTTGATACGGGCCCCCTTTGAATATGAATGTCTGAAAAGTGCTAACTGCTGAGTGGTGTTACTATGTACTGTCGGTGTTCCCAGGTTTGGAGCAGGTATGCCAAGAAGCTGTCGGATCTCGCCAAGCCAGAGAACATTGATGTGGCTGTCCAGTGTATGAATGAACTGATCACAAATGCTTTACACCATATCCCTCATGTCCTCACCTACTTATCTAGACTGAAAACCCAAAGTGTCTTCAACTTCTGCGCTATTCCGCAGGTAGGTTAACATTTGCAGATGTTTTAAACAGGATCTTCTAGCTGCTTCATCCTCTCCCTTGGAACTGGATGTCCTTTGAGGTCTATGCATAGTGTTTAATAGTAGCATTATTTAATAACGGTACATAAATAAATTCAATGTGGAACATTTTGAGTGTTTGCCTCGTCCTGAGAAACTGTTTCCTTTCCGCAAGGGAATGGCTCTGCTTTTGGATATGGTGTGGGAAGTCGGAAATGGTTGCTGCAAGATGAATGTAAATAAACAGGACTCTCTTTTCTCCTAAACTAAGACAATCCTACatagttaatgaaaatattaggAACCTTTCTGTCCTCTGTCTTCCTTGTCTTTGCTTTAGTCATCCATTGTGAGCAGTGCTTCTTTAGAAATCATTTCTCTATTCTCTGCTTTAAGCTAAGCTCTGCCTTTTATACCATGGGTGATTTGCCATCGATTtcaaatggagccaggatttcatcccaggtgCACAGCTTACAGCACAGagtaaatgctttttttgtcATTTCTCCCTAGGTGATGGCCATCGCCACTCTGGCGGCCTGTTACAATAACAAACAGGTGTTTAGGGGGGTGGTGAAGATTCGGAAAGGACAAGCTGTCACTTTAATGATGGATGCCACGAACATACAGGCTGTCAAGTCTATAATGTACCAGTATGTGGAAGAGGTGGGTTGGATCGCTTGCTTTGAATGActaactttcaaatgtagatgTTCCTCTTTCCTCCTCAGGTCTATGCAGTTAGGGCTAAGCTGGGGGTACCACTGTAACCCTCTGTTTCAGCCATTTAgtaactttcattttcttttggccAAAATTGCTGAAGATCTAGAAACGAGCATAGCATGAAACAGCTTGAAATAGTAAAGTCTGGAATGCGGCTGTTTTCCTTGGTGCTTTAGATTCTCTGGCCTCACTCATTTGTGTCTCAGGTTTCATTCAGATTTTATACACACTGTAGCATAATGCAACACCAATATTACACAGTTGTATGCAATAGTATAACATGGGTGCTACAATTTGTGTAAACACCCCATATTTGTTTGTCTAAATACTGTACAGTTTCCTCGTGAGTCAACTTAATGGGGAATTGCACAGTTCCTGTCTGGAAAGTTTTTGTATCTTTCCAGAGCATCATGGAGAACAAAAGGCCTTTAATTGCTATGACTGTGCAAATTAGCCGATATGTAGGGCAAAACTTTGGTGGCTTGACTCACCTATTTCTAAAACTGTCATCTCACAGAGCCACAGTCCCTTAATGCAGGTACCCCTccagtcaatgggacttctcagAAGTGCACTGGATGCTATACAAAAATAAAGACATGGTCCTCATCTCTAAGGAGCTGGTGACAAGCTGACGGCCCCACTGGCATCAATTACCATTGAAAACCAGGCCACCAAATTCTGATTAAACAAAATGGTTCTTGCAAGAAGACTGCTCAGGGGATGTCTCATAGGCATGGGCAGGGCCACTGTAGAACACTGCTAGCTACACTTGGGCCTATGGTTGTTCCTAGCAACATTCTGTCATGTTTCCCCTGGACCATGCAGATGGGAACTCTCTGAAAATTGTCTGAGAACGGTATTGTGAGCTCATGCAAGGGAGTACCTTGGCCCTGTTAAAATCAGAGCTAACTGGTTCACAGACAGTTCTTGCTGGCAAGATGCAAATGCTGTCCCTGAATTAGATGCCACTTTGTAGTGGTTGTATGACCTCCGAGTAGCTCTGGGCTGAGCTGACTTAACCATATTAATAACAGGGCTTATGATGGGCTACAAAACGTTTAGACCCGTGGCCCAGTTTTTCAAGGGTACTTATGTTCCTAAATCCctctgaaaccaatgggatttaggcacctaaatatatttttaaaatcccagtgCAGGCGGTGTTAGCAAGGACTTCCAAGCAGGAACTGTTACTTAGTTTTAAACAATAGACTTCTGCACACGGCTGAAGGTGCCCTACCGCAGAAACAGCAAGTCCAACCAATTTCCAGCAGCATTAAAAGCCGATAAGCCTCGTTCAGACTAATGGCTCAAACGCCATTGCGGACTGACTCCTAAAGAGTATGGGCTAAAACAGAGTTCAGCTGTGAGCACAGTTCTCAGACAAAACGTTCCCAGGGAAATGGGGCTTGAATCTTGCTAAGCTGGTGCCATTCTGATCTCAATGCAGCTTTCAAACTAGGCAGTTTCCCATTCCTGGGGAGTACTGTTCTGTTTGGATATCCATGGCATCACTGCAATGATACAGCTCCTGTGCGGGAGGTCCCGTTTCACATTTGAGGGCTACTAGATGGTGTGTTGTTCTCATGGTTATTTCGTAATCTTGCATgggctttttttctctcttcagaTCTATCGGAAGATCCCAAGTGCTGACCCATCTTCTAACAAGACCCAGCGGATCATCGTCTCTATCCAGACACTGTGTTTGCCCAGTGGCACGGTGGTATCCCATAACCATTACTCCCCCATCTACCTCTCGTGCACCGTGCTTCTGGCAGTGCTGAGTTGGCAGTATCTGAGTGCAATGTCAGAGGCGTTGGAGGAGGATGTACAGGCCAATGAGAACTGAGGGTTGGTTGGGAGAGTGAAGGCAGTGGTTGGGTAATGTTGGGAAGGGGTTCATGTCTCTTTCCTATTGGGTCTGCTGCCCTGTGGGATTCCAGAGTGGCATGAGCCCTTGAAGCTGTGAATGGGAAGGTGCTGGTTGACCTGCATCTATTGGGTGTATTGCAGCCACTAGCTGGTAGCTGGCAGTGGGAGTCGGATGTTTTCGTTGTTCGGATGAACAGGTTACGAATGTGACAGTTGGAGTCTCTTTGTGGGAAACGATGTTTTACCTGAATTCTGACTGtgctatttttaaatagaaatccAGATTGCCTCCCTTGCTTTTGATTGCCTCCTTTGATTTTGACACCCTTTTCCAATGCAAGGCTATGTGACATCAGCGTTTGTGGttttcctctctcctcttcctgTGCTTCATATTCTTATCCCACTGTGTTCAATGCTCAGCAATTGTAGTGGTTCCAACTCACATCATTGGGCTTGGAAGCTAACCTTTCCTAAGACTGAGGAACTCTTCAGTACGCGGGGAGGAATCTGTTTTCTGACCCCTTGTCTAAAAAGGCGGTGGCCTTCCACGACAGTGATGAGTGGGTGCGTGCTGTGCATCCCATCCTTGTACTACAGATTGCAGGGAGAGAGACTAGGTTGTGCCGCAGAGCTGTCTGGATGCAGGAAAGCTGAGCTCTTTATGCCATCTGGCCATAACACCTCGTCTGCCACTTTTAAATACcgccccccatcaccaccaaaatAAAGGATCCCCAGCAAGAAAATTTAACACCTTGGGGAAATTTATTCCCCACTTGACTTACCCATACCTGCTCACCAGGGTCACTTAAGCCCCTTCCCTGGCTTTAAGAGAAGGAGAACTGCAAGTGAGCATTACCACCCAAACTATGCCACCTTCAAATCCACATTGCACCCGAAACACAGGAGCTATGGGCACAGTTATCTGATCTCAATTTACATCGGACCAGAATGACCTGAAGAAAGCAACACCCATCGGTGTCAAACTACTAGAGATCTTCTGTGCTTTTAAAGCTACAAACTTCATGATTCAGCACAGGGGCAAGTGCCTATTGACCAGAACACACTGGCTTCCTCGAAACAATAAACAAAATGTGGGGATTTCTCGCCCTGCCTGGCTTCTTTCCTCTGATATTCCACTGCCCCGTTTTCCCTCTCCCTGCATCCTTTCGTCCTTGCTTCCCCCCCATTTCACTTTTAACTCTTActgctaaatatgagttaacagtgtaacactgttgcaaaaaaaagcaaacatcattctgggatgtagtagcaggagtgttgtcagcaagacacgagaagtaatttttcctctcttctctgcactggctgattaggcctcagctggagtattgtgtccagttctgggtgccacatttcaggaaagatctAGACAAAccagagaaagtccagagaaaagcaacaaaaatgattaaagatctagaacagtggttctcaaacttatttgatcgcacctcccttctttgtgtctgcagTAATTCCTACCCCCCTTCCAGCCATACAAGTATATATACCCATAAAAAAAGTCAACATTCAATgctcactaaatattaaaaccagtaaggcattgattcaaacaAAGCCAACAATCCATTGTAACAAGAGCAAAAAAACAAACTGCGACTGTGGTACAATCTTACAATGAAATGTGCACACCGCATTGTAGCAAAGGGATTAACGTACAGATGGCAACGACTTTGTATAACGACGTGCAGGCTTAGAAATCTGTCAGAATGGAAAGCGTCATCTAGAGAAAAAGGCACAGCACCGTCTGAGGACCTGATATCTCCGGAGGAATCAGCgttgctagttattcattgctggGGGTGAAATGTGCACAGTTTATTTTGCCTAACGCTTCTCATTACCCTCCCTCCCCGAAtacatcccccccacccagaaTACATTCCATGCCCCCCTGGTTTGAGAACCCCCCCCCGTCCAGAATACATTCCATGCCCCCTGGTTTGAGAACCCCCCCCGCCCAGAATACATTCCATGCCCCCCTGGTTTGAGAACCCCCCCCCCGTCCAGAATACATTCCATGCCCCCTGGTTTGAgaaacctcccccccacccagaatACATTCCATGCCCCCCTGGTTTGAgaaacctcccccccacccagaatACATTCCACACACCCCTGGTTTGAGACCCCCCCCAATACATTCCATGCCCCCCTGGTTTgagaaccccccccccgcccagaatACATTCCACGCCCCCTGGTTTGAGACCCCCCCCCTGCCCAGAATACATTCCACGCCCCCCTGGTTTGAGACCCCCCCCAAATACATTCCATGCCCCCCctggtttgagaacccctggtctagaaaacaggacctatgagggaaaattgaaaaaaatgggtttgtttagtctggagaagagaaaaccgAGGGaggggcatgataacagttttcaagtacataaaaggttgttacaaggaggagggaggaaaatggttctccttaacctctgaggacaggacaaggagcagcaagggaagtttaggatggacattaggaaaaacttcctaattgtcagggtggtcaTACACTGGAACTAtgtgcctagggaggttgtggaatccccatcactggagacttttcagagcaggttagacaaacagctgtcagggttggtctagaccagtggttcccaaacttgttccaccacttgtgcagggaaagcccctggcgggccgggccggtttgtttacctgccgcgtctgcaggttcggccgatcgcggctcccactggccgcagttcgttGCTCCaggcccaatgggagctgctggaagcggcggccggtACGTCCCACAGctcgcgccgcttccagcagctcccacgggcctggagcagcgaaccgcggccagtgggagccgcgatgggccgaacctgcagacgcggcaggtaaacaaaccggcctggcccgccaggggctttccctgcacaagcggcggaataagtttgggaaccactgctctagataatacttagtcctgccattagtgcagaggactggactagaagaaggtcccttccagtcctacaattctatgattctgtgcttcttccccttctcccccacctcaTAGCGCAGGGGTTATAGGAATGGGGCAGCATCATGCTTTCTTATAGAAAATAACGGCAACTTGGTATGCCCGATTGGCCTAGGTCTGAGACTGGTGTGCAGGTGGCATACAGTGCTGCAGACAAAGCAATGCTAATGCCAACCAGGTGCTGTAATTGACATACTAATGATGATGAGGCCTCCCCGAGCGTCCCctctttttgccttcctcagtGCCCGTATTTCACTTCCGTACTTAGGATATCCCTCTAGAGGAGGGGACCCCAGTTGTTAGGAAGAGACagataatagtaatgggggatttgattaCCAGAAttatagatagttgggtttgtgatgactgggagaaccacatAATCAATTGCCTGCGGGTTGGGGACCTCTccagacatctagacagacttatgtacagtgctggggaagagcgaatagttgtggtacatgtaggtatcaGTGACATaaggaaggaaaggagagaggtcctggagcccacatttaggctgctaggtaagagattaaagtccaggacctccatggtagcattctctgcaATGCTTCCCGTCCCACACGCAGGACCACTTAGACAGGCAGAACTTCAGGGTCTCAATGCACGGATGAGGCAACAGTGTTTGTAGGAGGGATTTAGTTTTATTAGGAAATGGGGAACCTTTTGCGAAAGGAAGAGCCTGTAGAGAAAGGATGAGCTCCGCCTCTACCAAAATGGAACTGGATTTCtgacttaaaattaaaaagatcatAGAGGAGTtattaaactaagggctgggggaaagctgataggtgtggaggagcacatggtacAGAGACATTCCTTAGGGGAGGTTTTCTTAAGGAGATATTCTACAGCCtaataaagaggagaggatagaagttgataaaatacaggtaggaattgaagagaaacaatcaaatgaaaaagaCTCCCATTCAATTACATAAAGGccgacaactaaatattgacagattttgtaagtgcttgtatacaaacgCTAGGAgactaaatactaagatgggtgaacttgagtacctaccattaaatgaggatattgatataatagagATCAgaaatgataatcaatgggacacagtaatacctgGGTACAAAATACAGAGGGATAACAGAGTTGGTCGTGCTGGTAGGATTATGGCAGTATCTGTGAAAGAAAGCATCGAGTAAAATGTAGTAAAAAActtaaaagaaacaaactgtaccatagaatctctttGGGCAGAAACTATGCTTAAATAATAGGAGTGTAGCAGTAGGAGAATTCTGTGGACGCCCTGACTAAGCTGgggatggtgactgtgaaatgctcagagagattagtGAGGCTACAAAGCCAGACATCCTAGcaaaaatgggggatttcaactatcctcatcttgactgggaacatgtcacctcaggctgggatgcagagataaaatttctagacactgtAAATGCCATTACTACGCTGCTGGGCTACAGTCCTTGACCTTAAAGCTACACGTATAATAAACTTTATGTGGCCAGCTCCAGATGAATGGAATCTTAGGGCAAGTCCACACGTAAAATGTTACAGCAATGCAACTGCAACCTAGCTGTAGCTTCTCCCATTGACGTAGCTAATCCACCTGCACAAAGGGCGGCCGGCAGCTAAGTGATGGGAGAAGCCCTGTCTACgccgggggttaggtcagtatactTGTGTGGCTGAGGGGTgcgaatttttcacacccccgagcgatGTAGCTATATcgatgtaagtttatagtgtagaccggGGCTGAGTCATGGCCCCAGTATGTTGCGATTCCCTCGGAGGCCTCTTTCCATTTGacttcccaagaactcagttcaacTCCAGATTTTGTGTCACACACATATTTTTATCTGGCAGACAGCAACGCTACACCGAGTGGATCAGACTCAAGCGTAGGGGGTGGGTGTAGggcataccacacatccaaagttacataGAAACCCTCTTCCTTTACACATGACATTGCTCACAGGCACCAGCTTCCAACTTTCCCTGGGGTAGCTCAACCCCACTGCcatcccaggccctgctcccactccacctcttcccccaaggccccgctcccgctccacctcttcccacccagttctgcccctttccccaagcatgtcctgtccccactcctccccctccctcccagcacctcctgcacgccgtggaacagctgatccatgGTGGGCGGGAGACCCTGGGATAggggggaagctggctgctgGTGCGTGCTAAGCACACacaaatttttttctgtgggtgctcaaGCCCTGCTCTTTACCTCAACTTACCTTCCAggcttatcttgtccattgttatcttgtccattgtagATGGTCCCCTGGGTGTTCCCCCTTATTTTAGCTGATACGGACAT from Lepidochelys kempii isolate rLepKem1 chromosome 3, rLepKem1.hap2, whole genome shotgun sequence encodes the following:
- the LOC140908101 gene encoding squalene synthase-like translates to MERVGKWLGRPRELYNLLWFKMGGGATVMPPLDQDALSDRLKICYRYLNQTSRSFAAVIQALDGELRHAVCILYLVLRALDTVEDDMTISLETKVPMLHDFHSYLYQPDWRYMESKEKYKQVLEDFPTISLEFRNLAKVYRDMIADICHKMGAGMAEFLQKKVDSLQEWDKYCHYVVGLVGIGLSRLFSVLELEDPIIGQDTELANSMGVFIEKTIIIRDYLEDQLAGREFWPREVWSRYAKKLSDLAKPENIDVAVQCMNELITNALHHIPHVLTYLSRLKTQSVFNFCAIPQVMAIATLAACYNNKQVFRGVVKIRKGQAVTLMMDATNIQAVKSIMYQYVEEIYRKIPSADPSSNKTQRIIVSIQTLCLPSGTVVSHNHYSPIYLSCTVLLAVLSWQYLSAMSEALEEDVQANEN